The following proteins are co-located in the Gorilla gorilla gorilla isolate KB3781 chromosome 18, NHGRI_mGorGor1-v2.1_pri, whole genome shotgun sequence genome:
- the C1QTNF8 gene encoding complement C1q tumor necrosis factor-related protein 8 yields the protein MAAPALLLLALLLPVGAWPGLPRRPCVHCCHPAWPPGPYARVSDRDLWRGDLWRGLPRVRPTIDIEILKGEKGEAGVRGRAGRSGKEGPPGARGLQGRKGQKGQVGPPGAACQRAYAAFSVGRREGLHSSDHFQAVPFDTELVNLDGAFDLAAGRFLCTVPGVYFLSLNVHTWNYKETYLHVMLNRRPAAVLYAQPSERSVMQAQSLMLLLAAGDAVWVRMFQRDRDNAIYGEHGDLYITFSGHLVKPAAEL from the exons ATGGCAGCCCCCGCCCTGCTGCTCCTAGCACTGCTGCTGCCCGTGGGGGCCTGGCCCGGGCTGCCCAGGAGGCCCTGTGTGCACTGCTGCCACCCGGCCTGGCCCCCTGGACCCTATGCCCGGGTGAGTGACAGGGACCTGTGGAGGGGGGACCTGTGGAGGGGGCTGCCTCGAGTACGGCCCACTATAgacatcgaaatcctcaaag GTGAGAAGGGTGAGGCCGGGGTCCGAGGTCGTGCCGGCAGGAGCGGGAAGGAGGGGCCGCCAGGCGCCCGGGGCCTGCAGGGCCGCAAAGGCCAGAAGGGGCAGGTAGGGCCGCCAGGCGCCGCGTGCCAACGTGCCTACGCGGCCTTCTCCGTGGGCCGGCGCGAGGGCCTGCACAGCTCCGACCACTTCCAGGCGGTGCCCTTCGACACGGAGCTGGTGAACCTGGACGGCGCCTTTGACCTGGCCGCGGGCCGCTTCCTCTGCACGGTGCCCGGCGTCTACTTCCTCAGCCTCAACGTGCACACCTGGAACTACAAGGAGACCTACCTGCACGTCATGCTAAACCGGCGGCCCGCGGCCGTGCTCTACGCGCAGCCCAGCGAGCGCAGCGTCATGCAGGCCCAGAGCCTGATGCTGCTGCTGGCCGCGGGCGACGCCGTCTGGGTGCGCATGTTCCAGCGAGACCGGGACAACGCCATCTACGGCGAGCACGGAGACCTCTACATCACCTTCAGCGGCCACCTGGTCAAGCCGGCCGCCGAGCTGTAG